The nucleotide window TTCAACGGCGTCACCGAGTATCCGATTACCATCGAACCTGGTTCATTGTCGCTCCGGTTGCCATATCGCGTCACGGCCGGCACCGGCGACGCGACCGTCACGTACAACGTGCGCGTGAACACGTTCTACAGGACGGCCACCAGCACGGAACCGATCTCTCGCGACCTCATCACGAAGTCCATTACAGGCGGCCAAACGTCCACGGACGACGAGATATCTTTGTCCTCCATGACGCTCATCGGGGCGCCGTTCCAGATCCCGCGCGATTCATTGATCTTCATGAACGTGAGCTTCGAGGGCGGCCTCAACACGGCCACGGGCCAAGCGGTCGCTTCGGGGACGTGGAGCGTCTATACAAATGGCGTCGACCCCCAGAATCCCGACCCCGCGAATCCTTGGGTTTCATGGCTTACGATTCGCTCGCCAGACGCCATCCAAGTCAATTCATGGATCGAGGATCCGCAGGGCAACGTCAAGACGCAATGGTCCCCGGGCGACCCGCAGGCGCAGCGGACCGTCCGCCCGATTTTCGCGGTGAAGGACGCTTGGGGCGGGAACGACAATCCCCACAGGAACGACAGCTCGCCCGCAGGCCAGGCGCAGTGGACCGCGAACATCCTCGACCCCAACAATCGACTCGTGCCGCTTGGTGCCAACGTCACGAACTGTGACGGCGTCAAGGGGGACAACAGCAGCGCATGCATGATCAAGTACGACTTCACGGAGGATCGCTCGATCCGGACGTTCCAGCTTTACAAGTTCGGCAGCGTCCCGCAGATGTGGAACTTCACGACCGACGCGTTGCCGGGTGAATACACGTTCCGCGTGACGGGCAAGTTCCCGCATCGCGATGGTGTCGATCTCCAAAGCGAGGCCAATACGAAGTTCACGATAGGTGGGTACTCCGTCGACGTCAAGGCGTGGCCAGGAGACCGGGACACGCACACCGTTTTGGCCTCAAGCACGACCACTTTCCTTCTCAATGTCACGAACACTGGGTCGGTCGTCGACACCTATACGGTGACGGGTTCGATCCAGCTTCCCGTAGGCTCCGATTGGCAGATAATCCTCTCCGGGGACAATCTCTCCGCGGGCGTCGTGACACTCGGGGCGGGGAAGTACACGCTTGTCAAAGCGCTCGTTTCGCCCCCGGCCAATGCCGTGAAGGATCAGATAAGCACGGCGAAGGTGCGCGTTGCAAGTGCGTCGGGCGCGACGTCCGAGATCCAACTCACGACGACCGTCACGGACAGCAAGCAACCCGGCGTAGCGCTTTTGTTCCTTCGTGAAACCACGAAAACGGTCATTGCGGGAAACAGCACGGAGTACACGGTCCACGTCTGGAACCGGGGCAACGGCTTCGACTCGTTCAACATAACGATAACGAGCGCGGTACCGCCCAAGTGGACCATCACGCCGCTATCGCAACAGGTCCGCAACGTCGCGGCAGGAGAGCTCGGCGAGTTCAAGATCAGGGTCGCATCCGCGAGCGACGTTACCCCGGGATCCTTCATCACGACGCAGATCCAAGCGCAGTCGGTCTCGGGGCCGGTGGCGGTGGCGGATACCGTGTTGAAAACGACAGCGACGTCGGTGAGTGCATTCACCTTCACCGTCTTCGACATCAACAACCCCGTGGCAATCGACGGGGCCAAACGCTACATCCAGATGAACCAGAGCGCCGGCTTGGGCGGCGGAAACGCCGTCACCAACGGTCTGAACCGTGCGTACTTCAGGTTCACGTTGGCCAACACTGGCACCACCATCGAGGACTATCGCGTGGAGATCATAAGCAATGAAACCGACCTCAGTGATGACCAAAACGGTCTGTGGCCGGAAAATCCCGTCCTCGTGATTGGGGCGAACTCGACGGATTGCTGTTGGAACTCGAGGCAGGACGATGGCGTCCTTTTGCCCGTCAGGCTGGCGCCCGGTGAGGCGGCGGCGATCTACATGCTCGTCAAGAGTTGCGACGCGACGGTGGCCGGCAGTTGCGCCGGATCCGAGGATGCGGATGAAGAGGGGTCGCTCTTCGCAAGAGTCAAAACCGGCGTCTGCGGCAATCCACAATGCACGGAGTTCAGTACGAACGTGCCGACGCGAACCATCGAGGCAACGGTCGAAAGGCGTCTCCAGGCGAACGATGGCGACCTCGTCCCCGCCATGATCTTCACGCCCGAGTTCCTGAACATCACGACCGTCGACAACAAGCGCATCATGAAAGTGGTGCCTACAGAGACGTCCAAGTTCGTGGATCCCGGGCAGACCGTGACCTTCACGGTGTTGCTCACCGACATGTTGCCTAACAGCGTCACGACGAACTTCAACCTCGTCGGGGCGATCTCGGGCGGCATCGAGGGCCTACGCGCCCGCGGCTGGGCGATAAACGTGACACAGGACAACCACACGCGCGACAACGCCACTGGCACGCAAACGCAGGTGAACGTGCGCGTACGCGCTCCGGCCGATGCGCAACTCCTCGAAAGCGCGCCGATAGTCTTGCAAGCGCTCGCGCCGGGTCTTCCGTCGCCCGCGTCCATCTCGCTCACGGCGACCGTGGGACAGAAGTTCCGATCGGCCCTTGACATACCCGTTGCGCAGCGTAGCGTGGAGATCCACGCCGGGGAGACGGCGCCTTTCAGTCTGACCATCCGCAACGAAGGCTCGAGCAAGGACACGTTCGACATCAGCGCCACGCCTGCGCCCACGGGGTGGACGACGTCGTTCTCGCAGTCGCAGGCCACGATCGCGCCGTTCCAGAACGTCACGGTCACGGTCTTCCTTCGCTCCCCCGCGAACGTCCTCCCCGGCACATACGGCGTCACGGTGAACGTCGCCTCCCAGGGCGATGCGGCGAACGCCAGTCAAGAGGTGTCGTTGCAGGCGAACGTCATCTCGTCCTCGGGCCCGAACGACCTCCGGTTCAGCGTGGACCCGCCGGCGACGAAGCCGGTCGAACCCGCCGGCACGGTCACCTTCCTCCTCACGATAACGAACCCGAGTCCGGTCCCGGTGAATACGATAACGAAACAGATGATCACGCCTTCCGGATGGCGTGGGACCTTCACGGAAGGCGAAGCGGGCTCTACGGCGATCTCGGTGCCGGCCGGAGGCGTGAAGAACGTCTCCTTCATCGTCACGCCGCCGACGAGCGTCCTTTCGGGTTCGACGGGCACTTTCCTCCTGAGATCCGAGTCGGCCGACAACCCCGCGAACTGGGGCCAGACCTTGGTCAACGTCACGATCACCGGCACTGTCGCCGTCGCCATCGAGACGCCGGAGCCCGTGAAGCTCATCGAGCGCGGGTCGTTCGTCCTCTTCCCGGTCCGCGTGAGGAACATCGGGACCGCGCCGGACAACTTCACGGTCGCCGTCGACGATTCGGTCCTTCCGACGAATTGGGCCGTGAAGATCCAGAACGTCACGGGACGCGAAGTGGGCCTTGTAGCCGTGCCCCCGAAGGGCTCGGACGTGGTCTACGTGAACCTCTCGGCGCCGCCGGCGGTGCCGAAGGGGACCACGGTGGACCTTGCCTTCACCGCCAGGGCCAGTAGCACCGCCCCCGCGACGGCCACGCTGCGCGCCGTGATGCACGATTACGGCGTCAACATCTCGACCGCGTCCGATGTGGTGCGCGGTGCCCCGGGAGACCGTTTGACGGTCGCGATAACGGTGGGGAACACCGGCAACGGCAACGACCTCTTCTCGCTCACCTTCGAGTCCGGCACGCTCGTAGGGTTCAACATCACGCTCTCGGATCCCACGTTGAACGTCGCGAACGGCACGTCGAACATCACCACGATGACCATCGACATCCCCCGGCGCCAGGACGTGACCGTGGGTGGCGAGATCGTGGTCACCGCGCGTTCGCTCGGTGCCGAGAGCGTCAACCTCGACGAGGCCCGGACCGTGCCGCTCCAAGTCGACATCTTGCCGTTCGTCTCCGACGACGTCGACGACGACGGCCTCATCGAACTCGCGATCGACGAGGATCGGTCGAACGAGAACGGGTTCGAGTCGTTCAAGGAGATGTTCCCCCGTACCGACCCGCAGAACATCTTCACGACCGTAACGGACGTCTTGAAGGTGAAAGCAGGGTTCAACGAGGCGAGTTTCCTCCTCGACACCGACGAGGACGGTCGGGCCGACGTCTTCTGGGCGCCAAGCTCCACCGTGAGGACCCTCGTCGCCGGCTACCCGGACCTCAACAAGGACGGGACCCAGGAGTACCTCTTCGACGCCGATGGCGACGCGAAGGTGGACAAGCTCTACGATCCCGTGACCAAGTCGCTGCACGAGGTCACCGCGAAGGACTTCGCCGGGAAGGGCACGACCCAATACCTCATCGACACTGACGGCGACGGCCGCCCGGACAGGTACTTCGATGGCGTCTCGCTCGTCACGAAGGTCGACCCGGCGCCCCGCAGGGCGAACACGTACGCGGTGGACACGACGGGTGCCGGCAAGCCGACGAAGTTCTACAACACGGAGTCGGGAGCCATCACCGACGCGTCCACGGAGACCATAGGCGACCTATTCACGACCTACTGGTACTTCGGCGTCCTCTTCGCGCTCGCGGTCCTCGCAGGCATATTCGTGGTACTGCGCCGCCGCAGGATGCGCGTCAAGTAGGGGCGAGGCCCAAGGGACGGCGCAGACGAGCCCTCTCCTTCGCCGGGTGCCGGTGGCGGCGGCGAGAGCCTCGCCCGGTCGGGGCGAGGTCGTTTCGAGGCTACGGGTTACGGAGGAATCTATATTGCCGGCGCGCCCGTTATCCGGCTTAGATGAAGATGCATTTTCTCGGCGGCTCCGCCGAAGTGGGCCGCCTAGGCATGGTGCTCGACGCCGACGGCACGCGGCTTCTCTTCGACTACGGGATTGCCCCGACCGACCCGCCGAAGTACCCGGTGCCGGCGCCGCCGGTTGATGCGGCGCTCCTGAGCCACGCGCACCTTGACCATTCTGGGATGATGGCGGCACTTGCCGGCGACCAGGGTGTGCCCATATACGCAACGGGGCCGACGCGACCGCTCACGGAACTCCTCGCCAGGGACAGCCTGAAAGTCTGCCGCATCGAAGGCTACCCCCAGCCATACTCCATGGCCGACATCGAGACCATGGGCGAGGTCTTCGAGACCGTCCCCCTCTCCGAAGACTTCGACGTCGGGACGCTCTCGATCCACGGGGAGAGCGCAGGGCACATCCCTGGAAGCGCCATGTTCGTAGTGGACGGGGGCCGCGAGCGCGTCGTCTTCACCGGCGACATCAACGTCATCGACACGAACCTCATGAAGGGCGCCCGCCCGGTGGATTGCGACACGCTGGTCATCGAGTCGACCTATTCCGGGCGGGAGCATCCGGACAGGAAGACGTTGCAGCAGCGCTTCCTGGCCCGGATCGGCGAAGTCAGGGACGCGGGCGGCATAGTGATCGTCCCGGCGTTCGCCACGGGCCGCACCCAGGAGCTTCTCATGATGCTGTCGGGGAGCGGTTACGAGGTCTGGCTCGACGGCATGGGTAAGCAGGTGACGGAGATGATGCTCGACGACGCCTCCGACCTTCGCGACGCGAGGGCGCTCCGGAAGGCCGCGGGGGAGGCGAATTTCGTCACGAACCCCCACAGGCGGCACCTCGCCATGTCGGGCGACGTCATCGTCACGACGTCCGGAATGCTCGAAGGGGGGCCGGTGCTCAACTACATCGAGCGGTTCCACAACGACCCGAAGAGCGCGATATTCATGACGGGTTACCAGGTGCGCGGCACGAATGGGCGGATGCTCATCGACGACGGTGTCATCGACATCCGGGGTGTCAAGGAGAAGGTGAATTGCCAGGTAGAGTTCTTCGACTTCTCGGCGCACGCGGGCCACGACGAGTTGGTGCGCTACATCGAGGAGTGCGGCCCGAAACGCGTCGTGCTGTTCCATGGGGACAGCCGCGAGCCTCTTGCCGACGAATTACGCAAGCGCGGCTTCGAGGTGCTTCTTCCCCAGACGGGCGAGATGATGGACATCGCGTAAGCGGCCGGAGATCGCTCGCGAAAGGGATGCGGGGAACTCGATACGGGAGCAGCTTGGCGGTCTCCAAGAGGACTCGAGCTGTATCTCGTTCTCGGGCCGGATATCGTTCGAGGGCCGGTCGAGCGTGATGCAGCGAGCGTCCGCTCGCACCCGTAAAACCGCGGGCCTCCCAGCCCGCAAGAATCGACGCACGGCGCAGGTCCCCGGGACGCGAGTCCGACGGGGGCGGCGATGAGCGTCGACGATCGGGGCGGGACCGACGCGGCGGACCTGCCCCCTACATCCACCCGTACTGGGCGCACGAAAGGGATTGCCTTTTAAGAACTTTTCCCGCCTCCTGGAGGTTCGGTGGCCGTTTGTCCAACGTCGAAGCGTTGTCTTGGAAAAATGACGGCGAGGTGGGGGCTGAGATTGGATGCAGGGAACACGGGGCCGCTTTCCCGCCTCTCACTTTGGGACGGACAGGATGTACAGGAGGAGGAGGTCCACGACGAAGAGCAGCACTATCATCATCTCCAGGACGAGGCTACGCCGGTTCTGGACCTCCTGCGAAGCTATCGTGTAGAGTTCTGAAAGCGTCGTCATCTTCTTCTCCACCGCGTCCTCCCATTCGCCAAGGTGGAACCGCTGCGTCAATCCCAGGTAGATCTTCGCGAGGTAGTAGTCGCCGAAGAGCTTCCCGATGTTGTCGATGTCGTCAGTCACGCGCGTGAGGTCGATGGAGGCCTCTGAGAGCTCCTTCTGCACTTTCTGGGGGGAGAACAGGAGGTCCTTCCCCTTGAAGAGACGGTCGAGGTCGCCGTATGCCCGCCCGAGGATCCGGTCCAGGTAGGCGTCGTATGTGCGCAGTTCCAACAGTTGGACGTTCGCCACCTCGATGACGACCAAGACGTCCTCGTAGCGCCCGCCCGGCTCCACGATTATCGCGCCGTCCCAGTCGATGACGACGAGGTCGTCCTGGTAGTAGCGGAACCAGTAGCGGAGGTTGTCGCGGACCTCTTCACCGGAAAGCCTGTCGGGCGACGGCTCGTCGGAAAGCAATGCGGCTAGAAGCTGCGGCCGGTCCTCGAGGAGCTCCTCCACGCTTGCGCCGGTCTCCGTGAAGCAGAAGACGGTGTAGGTCTCGGGCTCCACGCGGACGTTGTAAGGTTCGAGCAGGTACGGACGCACGTTCTCCTCGATGGCCTTGAAAAGGTCGTCCGTCAAGGACTGGAGCGTCGTCTCGCGGTCGCCGATCTTTACCTTGAGCGTCCCGTACGTCGAGACGTCCCCCAGGCCGGGCACGTTGAGCGGCGTGCGAAGCGCGAACGACACGGCGCCGATGTCGAATATCTTGGCCGACGCGTCGAAGGTGACGGGCCCGACGCTCGTGTCGAGCGTGAACGGGCGCAGCTTCACAAGGATCGGGCGCGGAAGCTCGACGTACTTGGGCGCGGCGCGCGAGATCGTGACGCTCGGTATGGCGGGCGAGGCGCCCAAGACCGATTGGACGCTTTCGAGCCTCACCCTGGCGCCGAGGTCGTAACAGTAGAAGTAGACGACTTCGCCCTTCACATTGGCACATGTCCTATTCGTTGTAAGAGGTAATCAAGCCTCCCAAAGGGCAGCTGTCGTACAACACTTGACGCCGCCTGGACGCCCAACAAAACATTTTTCACACCCGCCAATCTATCGCCACTGGATCCATGGGACCGACGAGCCAAAGGGAGGTGCATCTTCGTCGCTGCGGCGCCGCCGTCGGCGACATCGTCGAGGTCGACTCCGGGCGCGGCACCTACCGCGGTGTGCTCATGCCGCACCACGGTTTCTCGGGCGACGACATCGTGACGCTCAAGTTGGACTCCGGGTACAACGTGGGCGTGAGACTCGACGACGGCTCCCGCGTCCAGCTCATCGAAAGGGCCGCGCCGCGAAGCCCCATGACGAGGAAGATCCTGGGCGCCAAAGGGCTCCCTCGCGTCTCGATCCTCGGCACCGGCGGCACCATAGCGTCGTACGTCGACTACCGGACGGGGGCCGTCCACCCGGCGACCACCGCGGAGGAGCTCGCTTTCGCGGTCCCCGAGATGTTCGAGCACGCCGACGTCACGGCGCGTGTCGTGTTCCAGGTCTTTTCCGAGGATTTCACGCCGA belongs to Euryarchaeota archaeon and includes:
- a CDS encoding MBL fold metallo-hydrolase, producing MKMHFLGGSAEVGRLGMVLDADGTRLLFDYGIAPTDPPKYPVPAPPVDAALLSHAHLDHSGMMAALAGDQGVPIYATGPTRPLTELLARDSLKVCRIEGYPQPYSMADIETMGEVFETVPLSEDFDVGTLSIHGESAGHIPGSAMFVVDGGRERVVFTGDINVIDTNLMKGARPVDCDTLVIESTYSGREHPDRKTLQQRFLARIGEVRDAGGIVIVPAFATGRTQELLMMLSGSGYEVWLDGMGKQVTEMMLDDASDLRDARALRKAAGEANFVTNPHRRHLAMSGDVIVTTSGMLEGGPVLNYIERFHNDPKSAIFMTGYQVRGTNGRMLIDDGVIDIRGVKEKVNCQVEFFDFSAHAGHDELVRYIEECGPKRVVLFHGDSREPLADELRKRGFEVLLPQTGEMMDIA